The following coding sequences lie in one Corynebacterium humireducens NBRC 106098 = DSM 45392 genomic window:
- a CDS encoding winged helix-turn-helix transcriptional regulator yields the protein MSSRQRSWARRYDPFDRTCPSRGLLNSVGDKWTILIILALEQRPLRYGRIEEIVDGISQKMLTQRLRTMTADGLIERWAYEEIPPRVEYELTDLGRSLLPVAQALVDWVADNYATVEEHHR from the coding sequence ATGAGCAGCCGCCAGCGTTCGTGGGCGCGCCGGTACGACCCCTTCGACCGGACCTGTCCCAGCCGCGGCCTGCTCAATTCGGTGGGGGACAAGTGGACGATCCTCATCATCCTCGCGCTGGAGCAGCGCCCCCTGCGTTACGGACGCATCGAGGAGATCGTCGACGGCATCTCCCAGAAGATGCTCACCCAGCGACTGCGCACCATGACCGCTGACGGCCTCATCGAACGCTGGGCCTACGAGGAGATCCCGCCGCGGGTCGAGTACGAGCTCACCGACCTGGGGCGGAGCCTCCTGCCCGTGGCGCAGGCGCTCGTCGACTGGGTCGCGGACAACTACGCCACGGTGGAGGAGCACCACCGCTGA
- a CDS encoding exonuclease domain-containing protein produces the protein MIPAHGAHLSVTETSIRIEQSALAAALTGQTVVTVPLAEVTGVRSTPPTLLDVGVVLLEGPGTTVTFAPGQDRAAADFVADVEAALRGEAPTASAGGVTGLSFVGFDVETANADVGSICQIGVVRVVDGVEVAAESWLCTPPPGLSEFQAANIAVHGITPEMVADQPGFAERLPALLEFIGDLPVIAHNAQFDMMALRRACLAAELPVPELTFGCSLVLSRAARLGLPDHRLPTVAAGLGVPLDRHHDATEDARAAAGIVVELARRSDHRGPFREMQEDAGFRTGTLSQDAVHPVLRQRPGLPTEPTQAPERKPARRAPWQSVATPDVIPDANPDADPTGPLFGQHVTLTGDFEPFDKGRLWSAIADMGAEIGRNVTRKTTILVAGTWATKTSKEKRAEELIAKGQELQIWTGEQLIAVLGLTEDGSEDEQPPF, from the coding sequence GTGATCCCGGCCCACGGCGCCCACCTCAGCGTCACCGAGACGAGCATCCGCATCGAACAGTCGGCGTTGGCCGCCGCCCTCACCGGGCAGACCGTGGTCACCGTCCCGTTGGCGGAGGTCACCGGCGTGCGGTCCACACCGCCCACGCTTCTCGACGTCGGCGTGGTCCTCCTCGAGGGCCCCGGCACGACAGTCACCTTCGCCCCCGGGCAGGACCGGGCCGCTGCGGACTTCGTCGCCGACGTGGAGGCCGCCCTGCGCGGTGAGGCCCCCACCGCCTCCGCCGGCGGGGTCACCGGGCTCAGCTTCGTCGGGTTCGACGTGGAGACCGCTAACGCGGACGTCGGGTCCATCTGCCAGATCGGCGTGGTCCGGGTCGTCGACGGCGTGGAGGTCGCCGCCGAGTCGTGGCTGTGCACTCCCCCGCCGGGTCTGTCCGAGTTCCAGGCCGCCAACATCGCGGTGCACGGCATCACCCCGGAGATGGTGGCGGACCAGCCCGGCTTCGCGGAGCGTCTGCCCGCCCTGCTGGAGTTCATCGGTGACCTGCCGGTCATCGCCCACAACGCCCAGTTCGACATGATGGCGCTGCGTCGTGCCTGCCTGGCGGCCGAACTGCCGGTCCCGGAGCTGACCTTCGGCTGTTCCCTGGTGCTGTCGCGGGCCGCCCGCCTCGGTCTGCCGGACCACCGGCTGCCCACGGTGGCGGCTGGTCTGGGGGTGCCGCTGGACAGGCACCACGACGCGACCGAGGACGCCCGCGCGGCGGCTGGCATCGTCGTGGAGCTGGCCCGACGCTCAGATCACAGGGGCCCCTTCCGGGAGATGCAGGAGGACGCCGGTTTCCGCACGGGCACCCTGAGTCAGGACGCGGTCCACCCGGTGCTGCGGCAGCGCCCCGGTCTGCCCACCGAGCCGACGCAGGCCCCGGAGCGGAAGCCCGCGCGGCGGGCCCCGTGGCAGTCGGTGGCCACGCCGGACGTCATCCCCGACGCCAACCCGGACGCCGATCCGACGGGACCGCTCTTCGGCCAGCACGTCACCCTGACCGGTGACTTCGAGCCCTTCGACAAGGGGCGGCTGTGGTCGGCGATCGCGGACATGGGTGCGGAGATCGGCCGGAACGTCACCCGGAAGACCACGATCCTCGTGGCCGGCACCTGGGCGACGAAGACCTCCAAGGAGAAGCGGGCGGAGGAGCTCATCGCCAAGGGGCAGGAGCTCCAGATCTGGACGGGTGAGCAGCTCATCGCCGTCCTCGGCCTGACCGAGGACGGGAGCGAGGACGAGCAGCCCCCGTTCTAG
- the treY gene encoding malto-oligosyltrehalose synthase, translated as MRRPITATYRLQLRGPQADPSGRAFGFAEAAAQVPYLQSLGVSHIYLSPIFTAIPTSNHNYDVTDPTEINPELGGIEGLRELADVAHEAGLGLIIDIVPNHLGVENPRLNKWWWDVLRHGQDSEYEHYFDIDWHADNGAGGKLGLPVLGSPEDVDKLELREVDGEVVLAYYDNLFPVGEDVTLDDDVAEVYEQQHYRLMYWRDGVISYRRFFSVNGLAGIRQEDPMVFEHTHRIVRQLIAEDIIDGVRVDHPDGLSDPFGYLNRLREVVGPDRWLVVEKILEVDETLDPRLAVDGTTGYDALRELDGVFIEREAEDSLSMLALQHSGSTWDQAAIDVTQQQLKREVAQTELSAEIRRLARAMRRDNFSTAGSSVSEEDLLTTITELVAAMPVYRADYLSLSRVTATVVAEMSRRFPSRRDALDLIVAALNANAEAKIRFAQVCGAVMAKGVEDTTFYRACRLVALQEVGGAPGRFGVSAAEFHLLQQERARLWPKAMTTLSTHDTKRSEDVRARIIELTERPLDFSELVHRVTSVVPAPDSGTGHFLLQNLLGVWPADGQITEQLRERFRAYAVKALREASVHTTWVDPVESFENAVLDWIDVLLDGPVTSMITEFVAPLARGAVRISLGRKLLQLTGPGIPDVYQGTEFFDDSLVDPDNRRFVDYTARQQTLDILAEGVDWEDLAAEAEAQAETTGDYPHLDLYGDRAKLHIVHEGLKVRTDHPEYFVGGEMQAVFAVGPAEAHLIGLARGASHIPGEAGIGVITLATRRPLDLERNGGWQDTTVTLPEGTWLDRLTGRTYEETVPLAEVLRLFPTALLVKQPVERDV; from the coding sequence ATGCGTCGTCCGATCACCGCCACCTACCGTCTGCAACTGCGCGGACCGCAGGCGGACCCGTCGGGACGGGCCTTCGGTTTCGCCGAGGCGGCCGCCCAGGTTCCCTACCTGCAGTCCCTCGGAGTCAGTCATATCTACCTCTCCCCCATCTTCACGGCGATCCCGACGTCGAACCACAACTACGACGTCACCGACCCGACCGAGATCAACCCGGAGCTCGGCGGCATCGAGGGGCTGCGCGAGTTGGCGGACGTCGCCCACGAGGCCGGCCTCGGGCTCATCATCGACATCGTGCCGAACCACCTCGGCGTGGAGAACCCGCGGCTGAACAAGTGGTGGTGGGACGTCCTGCGCCACGGCCAGGACTCCGAGTACGAGCACTACTTCGACATCGACTGGCACGCCGACAACGGGGCCGGCGGCAAGCTGGGGCTCCCGGTGCTGGGGTCGCCGGAGGACGTCGACAAGCTGGAGCTGCGGGAGGTCGACGGGGAGGTCGTCCTCGCCTACTACGACAACCTCTTCCCCGTCGGGGAGGACGTGACCCTCGACGACGACGTCGCCGAGGTGTACGAGCAGCAGCACTACCGCCTCATGTACTGGCGCGACGGGGTCATCTCCTACCGCCGTTTCTTCTCGGTCAACGGTCTGGCGGGCATCCGCCAGGAGGACCCGATGGTCTTCGAGCACACGCACCGCATCGTGCGTCAGCTCATCGCCGAGGACATCATCGACGGCGTCCGCGTCGACCACCCCGACGGACTGTCCGACCCCTTCGGCTACCTCAACCGCCTGCGGGAGGTGGTGGGTCCGGACCGCTGGCTGGTCGTCGAGAAGATCCTCGAGGTCGACGAGACCCTGGACCCGCGCCTCGCCGTGGACGGCACCACCGGCTACGACGCCCTGCGTGAGCTGGACGGCGTGTTCATCGAGCGGGAGGCCGAGGACTCCCTGTCCATGCTGGCGCTGCAGCACTCCGGCTCCACGTGGGACCAGGCCGCCATCGACGTCACGCAGCAGCAGCTCAAGCGGGAGGTCGCACAGACGGAGCTCTCTGCGGAGATCCGCCGTCTCGCCCGCGCCATGCGCCGCGACAACTTCTCCACCGCCGGTTCCTCCGTGTCGGAGGAGGACCTGCTCACCACGATCACCGAACTCGTCGCCGCCATGCCGGTCTACCGCGCCGACTACCTCTCCCTGTCGCGGGTGACGGCCACGGTCGTGGCGGAGATGTCGCGGCGGTTCCCGTCGCGCCGTGACGCACTCGACCTCATAGTCGCCGCCCTCAACGCCAACGCGGAGGCGAAGATCCGTTTCGCGCAGGTCTGCGGTGCCGTCATGGCCAAGGGCGTGGAGGACACCACCTTCTACCGGGCGTGCCGTCTCGTCGCCCTCCAGGAGGTCGGTGGCGCGCCGGGTCGTTTCGGGGTGTCGGCGGCGGAGTTCCACCTGCTGCAGCAGGAGCGTGCCCGCCTGTGGCCGAAGGCCATGACCACGCTGTCCACCCACGACACCAAGCGCAGCGAGGACGTCCGCGCCCGCATCATCGAGCTGACCGAACGCCCCCTGGACTTCTCGGAGCTGGTCCACCGCGTGACCTCCGTGGTCCCGGCCCCGGACTCCGGGACCGGCCACTTCCTGCTGCAGAACCTGCTGGGCGTGTGGCCGGCGGACGGGCAGATCACGGAGCAGCTCCGTGAGCGTTTCCGCGCCTACGCCGTCAAGGCGCTGCGGGAGGCGAGCGTGCACACCACGTGGGTGGATCCGGTGGAGTCCTTCGAGAACGCCGTCCTCGACTGGATCGACGTGCTTCTCGACGGCCCCGTGACCTCCATGATCACCGAGTTCGTGGCGCCGCTGGCCCGTGGCGCGGTGCGTATCTCCCTGGGCCGCAAGCTGCTCCAGCTCACCGGCCCGGGCATCCCGGACGTGTACCAGGGCACCGAGTTCTTCGACGACTCCCTCGTCGACCCGGACAACCGGCGCTTCGTGGACTACACCGCCCGCCAGCAGACGCTCGACATCCTCGCGGAGGGCGTCGACTGGGAGGATCTCGCCGCGGAGGCGGAGGCCCAGGCGGAGACCACCGGCGACTACCCGCACCTCGACCTCTACGGCGACCGCGCCAAGCTGCACATCGTGCACGAGGGGCTGAAGGTGCGCACCGACCACCCGGAGTACTTCGTGGGCGGTGAGATGCAGGCCGTGTTCGCGGTCGGCCCGGCGGAGGCGCACCTCATCGGTCTGGCCCGCGGCGCGTCGCACATCCCGGGTGAGGCGGGTATCGGCGTGATCACCCTGGCCACCCGCCGCCCGCTCGACCTGGAGCGCAACGGCGGCTGGCAGGACACCACGGTCACCCTCCCGGAGGGCACGTGGCTCGACCGTCTGACGGGCCGCACCTACGAGGAGACGGTGCCGCTCGCCGAGGTTCTCCGCCTCTTCCCGACGGCACTGCTGGTCAAGCAGCCGGTGGAGCGTGATGTCTGA
- a CDS encoding GTP pyrophosphokinase, with the protein MSDRMARLGSRYHDWVRAHPDAAEDFAAGVEDLLADAGVTYDRVVARVKDWPSMKAKAYKKRADGSWMYPDPWKDIHDLIGVRVTTFHSTEIPVAIEVLRQSFTVERSVDKTAETRISGGFGYGSHHLILTVDENSADVTELADYAGVSFEVQIRTVLQHAWAEFEHDIRYKRGQEELDPKVDRAFALAAGLIELADQQFDQIAAAQYTDESSTEDVDLTAETLPGVLAMLLGNRFPRSRSENYRFLAEILAADGITTVAELDALLDDIDIDSVRGALNYRFRPGQIRLIDDLLLRRYGQEHIRRTGEIGLRPAQRPQQLARRLKTMRAARILRDGRTDRQ; encoded by the coding sequence ATGTCTGACCGGATGGCCCGCCTGGGCAGCAGGTACCACGACTGGGTGCGGGCGCACCCGGACGCGGCGGAGGACTTCGCCGCGGGCGTGGAGGATCTCCTCGCCGACGCCGGCGTCACCTATGACCGGGTGGTCGCGCGGGTGAAGGACTGGCCGTCGATGAAGGCCAAGGCCTACAAGAAGCGTGCCGACGGCTCGTGGATGTACCCCGACCCCTGGAAGGACATCCACGACCTCATCGGTGTGCGGGTGACCACCTTCCACTCGACGGAGATCCCCGTGGCCATCGAGGTGCTGCGGCAGTCCTTCACGGTGGAGCGTTCCGTGGACAAGACCGCGGAGACGCGGATCTCCGGTGGCTTCGGCTACGGCTCCCACCACCTCATCCTCACGGTCGACGAGAACTCCGCCGACGTGACGGAGCTCGCCGACTATGCGGGGGTGAGCTTCGAGGTGCAGATCCGGACGGTCCTGCAGCACGCCTGGGCGGAGTTCGAGCACGACATCCGTTACAAACGGGGTCAGGAGGAGCTGGATCCGAAGGTGGACCGTGCCTTCGCGCTGGCCGCCGGGCTCATTGAGCTGGCGGACCAGCAGTTCGACCAGATCGCGGCGGCGCAGTACACCGACGAGTCCTCGACTGAGGATGTCGACCTCACCGCCGAGACGCTGCCGGGTGTGCTGGCGATGCTGCTGGGCAACCGTTTCCCGCGTTCGCGTTCGGAGAACTACCGTTTCCTCGCGGAGATCCTCGCCGCTGACGGGATCACCACGGTGGCTGAGCTGGATGCGCTGCTCGACGACATCGACATCGACTCGGTCCGCGGTGCCCTGAACTACCGTTTCCGCCCCGGTCAGATCCGTCTCATCGACGATCTGCTGCTGCGCAGGTACGGGCAGGAGCACATCCGGAGGACGGGTGAGATCGGTCTGCGTCCGGCGCAACGTCCGCAGCAGTTGGCCCGTCGGCTGAAAACAATGCGCGCCGCACGGATCCTTCGCGACGGAAGGACAGACAGGCAGTAG
- a CDS encoding RNA-binding S4 domain-containing protein — MSEAVRIDVWVWAVRVFKTRSAAATAVRAGHVKLNGASVKPAQQVVPGDRVRVWVNHRELHLEVVDTPRKRVGAPVARTCYIDHSPPPPPKEILASLPQRDRGAGRPTKRERRELDRLRGRESY, encoded by the coding sequence GTGTCTGAGGCAGTCCGTATCGACGTGTGGGTGTGGGCGGTGCGCGTGTTCAAGACACGGTCCGCCGCCGCCACCGCCGTCCGGGCCGGTCACGTCAAACTCAACGGCGCGTCGGTGAAACCGGCCCAGCAGGTCGTCCCCGGGGACCGGGTGCGCGTGTGGGTGAACCACCGCGAACTCCACCTCGAGGTGGTGGACACCCCACGCAAGCGCGTCGGCGCCCCCGTGGCCCGCACCTGCTACATCGACCACTCGCCGCCGCCCCCGCCGAAGGAGATCCTCGCCTCCCTGCCGCAACGTGACAGGGGAGCGGGCCGACCCACGAAACGGGAACGCCGCGAACTCGACCGGCTGCGGGGCCGCGAGAGCTACTGA
- a CDS encoding IMPACT family protein, with amino-acid sequence MLTTYQLPAADRTWTHEWEVKRSRFYSLARRTSDEDAARDFINEIRAEYPDARHHCSAYMLHVEGSNPIERSSDDGEPSGTAGKPMLDMLRGSELLDTTVVVVRWFGGIKLGAGGLVHAYSQSVGDLLPKIERVTRAIRELYLIEVPHADAGRLEADLRNRGIAVTDTDYGAAVTYTLAVEPGGRAELESTLASLTAGAVVPVEAGTSWVEY; translated from the coding sequence ATGCTCACGACCTACCAGTTGCCCGCCGCCGACCGGACGTGGACGCACGAGTGGGAGGTCAAACGGTCACGCTTCTACTCGCTCGCCCGCCGGACCTCCGACGAGGACGCCGCCCGCGACTTCATCAACGAGATCCGCGCCGAGTACCCGGACGCCCGCCACCACTGCAGCGCCTACATGCTCCACGTCGAGGGCTCCAACCCCATCGAGCGCTCCTCGGATGACGGCGAGCCCTCCGGCACCGCCGGCAAGCCCATGCTCGACATGCTCCGGGGTTCAGAGCTTCTCGACACCACCGTGGTCGTCGTCCGTTGGTTCGGCGGCATCAAGCTCGGTGCGGGCGGACTCGTCCACGCCTACTCCCAGTCCGTCGGCGACCTCCTGCCCAAGATAGAGCGCGTCACCCGGGCGATCCGCGAGCTCTACCTCATCGAGGTGCCGCACGCCGACGCCGGCCGCCTCGAGGCCGACCTGCGCAACCGCGGCATCGCGGTCACCGACACCGACTACGGCGCAGCCGTCACCTACACCCTCGCGGTGGAGCCGGGCGGACGCGCCGAACTGGAATCCACCCTCGCCTCACTCACCGCAGGTGCCGTTGTGCCGGTGGAGGCGGGCACGTCCTGGGTGGAGTATTAG
- the treZ gene encoding malto-oligosyltrehalose trehalohydrolase produces MTAHEPFSVWAPYARDVRLRLDDEVIAMRATSGGWWVADRIAEPGMRYGYELFDGENWSQTLPDPRTTSQPDGVHGLSEVTDPHFDWTAEWTGRPLAGQVLYELHVGTFTPEGTFDGVIGKLGYLRDLGVTAIELMPVQPFGGERNWGYDGVEWLAVHAGYGGPEGLKRLVDAAHAAGIGVILDVVYNHFGPDGNYNGMFGPYTAGGSTGWGEVVNISGHDSDEVRRFILDSVRQWLAEFRFDGLRLDAVHSLDDTGAYSIMEQIQEVADDVTARTGVPRHIIAESDLNDPRLITERDGGGYGLAGQWVDDIHHALHTIVSGERHAYYEDFGSLDALAKTLRGGFYFDGTYSSYRGRTHGRPIDVRSIPAHRLVTYTTTHDQTGNRARGDRPSMNLTPAQQVLKAAVIYCSPFTPMLFMGEEFGAQTPFAFFCSHTDENLNRLTSEGRKREFSRSGWDHAEVPDPADPATFEMSRLDWDFTEEQQEIHAAYRELLRLRRELGLSRADLSRLTVETGDGWLAMGWEDVILVANLSDAEVRAPYGGELIYSFTEPEVGLDDTRLGPWEFALLRR; encoded by the coding sequence ATGACTGCGCATGAACCGTTCTCCGTGTGGGCCCCCTACGCCCGGGATGTCCGTCTCCGACTCGACGACGAGGTGATCGCCATGCGGGCGACCTCCGGCGGATGGTGGGTGGCTGACCGCATCGCGGAGCCGGGCATGCGCTACGGCTACGAGCTTTTCGACGGCGAGAACTGGTCGCAGACCCTCCCCGATCCGCGCACCACCTCCCAGCCCGACGGCGTGCACGGGCTCTCCGAGGTGACCGACCCGCACTTCGACTGGACCGCCGAGTGGACCGGCCGCCCGCTGGCCGGGCAGGTGCTCTACGAGCTGCACGTCGGCACGTTCACCCCCGAGGGGACGTTCGACGGGGTGATCGGGAAGCTGGGGTACCTGCGGGATCTTGGCGTCACCGCCATCGAGCTCATGCCCGTCCAGCCCTTCGGCGGCGAGCGGAACTGGGGGTACGACGGCGTGGAGTGGCTCGCCGTCCACGCCGGCTACGGCGGCCCCGAGGGGCTGAAGAGGCTTGTCGACGCCGCCCACGCCGCCGGCATCGGCGTCATCCTCGACGTGGTGTACAACCACTTCGGCCCGGACGGCAACTACAACGGCATGTTCGGCCCCTACACCGCGGGTGGTTCCACCGGCTGGGGTGAGGTGGTGAACATCTCGGGCCACGACTCCGACGAGGTGCGCCGTTTCATTCTCGACTCGGTGCGCCAGTGGCTCGCCGAGTTCCGTTTCGACGGCCTGCGTCTCGACGCCGTGCACTCCCTCGACGACACCGGCGCATACTCCATCATGGAGCAGATCCAGGAGGTCGCCGACGACGTCACCGCCCGCACCGGTGTCCCCCGCCACATCATCGCGGAGTCCGACCTCAACGACCCGCGCCTGATCACCGAACGTGACGGCGGCGGTTACGGGCTGGCCGGCCAGTGGGTCGACGACATCCACCACGCCCTGCACACGATCGTCTCGGGTGAGCGCCACGCCTACTACGAGGACTTCGGTTCCCTCGACGCCCTGGCGAAGACCCTGCGCGGCGGTTTCTACTTCGACGGCACGTACTCCTCCTACCGCGGGCGGACCCACGGCCGTCCGATCGACGTGCGCTCCATTCCGGCGCACCGCCTGGTCACGTACACCACCACCCACGACCAGACCGGCAACCGTGCGCGGGGCGACCGCCCGTCGATGAACCTCACACCTGCTCAGCAGGTGTTGAAGGCGGCGGTGATCTACTGCTCCCCCTTCACCCCGATGCTGTTCATGGGTGAGGAGTTCGGCGCACAGACCCCCTTCGCCTTCTTCTGCTCCCACACCGACGAGAACCTCAACCGCCTCACCTCCGAGGGCCGCAAGCGGGAGTTCTCCCGCTCCGGCTGGGACCACGCCGAGGTGCCGGACCCCGCTGACCCGGCGACGTTCGAGATGTCGCGGCTGGACTGGGACTTCACGGAGGAGCAGCAGGAGATCCACGCCGCCTACCGGGAGCTGCTGCGTCTGCGCCGCGAGCTCGGCCTCTCCCGCGCCGATCTCTCCCGCCTCACCGTCGAGACCGGGGACGGCTGGCTGGCGATGGGCTGGGAGGACGTGATCCTCGTGGCCAACCTCTCCGACGCGGAGGTCCGCGCCCCCTACGGCGGCGAGCTCATCTACTCCTTCACGGAACCGGAGGTCGGCCTCGACGACACGCGCCTGGGCCCGTGGGAGTTCGCGCTCCTGCGCAGGTAG
- the ilvA gene encoding threonine ammonia-lyase IlvA produces the protein MSDTRSAVTTFEPVRASDIQLAQARISSVIEPTPLQYCPRLSEETGCEVYLKREDLQDVRSYKIRGAYYAMANLDEQQRDAGIVAASAGNHAQGVAYACRTMGIRGRIFVPNQTPKQKRDRIMVHGGDMVELVVTGNNFDEAAEAARADAAERGATMIEPFDARDTVIGQGTIAAEILTQLTSIGKSLDTVLVPVGGGGLLAGVASYLADMAPRTAIVGVEPGGAASLQAALRADAPVTLSAVDPFVDGAAVKRIGDLPFDIIERNKGRIHVMDVSEGAVCTEMLDLYQNEGIITEPAGALSVTGLKEMKLQQDSIVVCIISGGNNDVLRYAEIMERSLVHRGLKHYFLVNFPQEPGQLRHFLNDILGPDDDITLFEYLKRNNRETGAALVGLELGRASDLDPLLERMNASRIECQHLKPNTPEYEYLVNT, from the coding sequence ATGAGTGACACCCGGTCTGCCGTAACCACCTTCGAGCCTGTCCGCGCCTCGGACATTCAGCTGGCGCAGGCACGGATCTCCTCCGTCATCGAGCCCACCCCGCTCCAGTACTGCCCCCGCCTCTCCGAGGAGACCGGCTGCGAGGTGTACCTCAAACGCGAGGACCTGCAGGACGTGCGCTCCTACAAGATCCGCGGCGCCTACTACGCCATGGCCAACCTCGACGAGCAGCAGCGGGACGCCGGCATCGTCGCCGCCTCCGCCGGCAACCACGCACAGGGTGTCGCCTACGCCTGCCGCACGATGGGCATCCGGGGTCGCATCTTCGTCCCCAACCAGACGCCGAAGCAGAAGCGTGACCGCATCATGGTCCACGGCGGTGACATGGTGGAGCTGGTCGTCACCGGCAACAACTTCGACGAGGCCGCCGAGGCCGCGCGTGCCGACGCCGCCGAGCGCGGCGCCACCATGATCGAGCCCTTCGACGCCCGCGACACCGTCATCGGTCAGGGGACCATCGCGGCGGAGATCCTCACGCAGCTCACGTCCATCGGCAAGTCCCTCGACACGGTGCTCGTGCCGGTCGGCGGCGGTGGCCTCCTGGCCGGTGTCGCCAGCTACCTCGCCGACATGGCGCCGCGCACCGCGATCGTCGGCGTCGAGCCGGGCGGTGCCGCCTCCCTCCAGGCCGCCCTGCGTGCCGACGCCCCCGTCACCCTCTCCGCGGTCGACCCCTTCGTCGACGGCGCCGCCGTCAAGCGCATCGGTGACCTGCCCTTCGACATCATCGAACGCAACAAGGGCCGCATCCACGTCATGGACGTCTCCGAGGGCGCCGTGTGCACCGAGATGCTCGACCTGTACCAGAACGAGGGCATCATCACCGAGCCCGCCGGTGCACTGTCGGTCACGGGCCTGAAGGAGATGAAGCTCCAGCAGGACTCCATCGTGGTGTGCATCATCTCCGGCGGCAACAACGACGTGCTGCGCTACGCCGAGATCATGGAGCGCTCCCTGGTGCACCGCGGCCTCAAGCACTACTTCCTGGTGAACTTCCCGCAGGAGCCGGGCCAGCTGCGCCACTTCCTCAACGACATCCTCGGCCCCGACGACGACATCACCCTCTTCGAGTACCTCAAGCGCAACAACCGGGAGACCGGTGCCGCGCTCGTCGGCCTCGAGCTCGGCCGGGCCAGCGACCTCGACCCGCTGCTCGAGCGGATGAACGCCTCCCGCATCGAGTGCCAGCACCTCAAGCCGAACACCCCCGAGTACGAGTACCTGGTCAACACCTAG